One Corvus moneduloides isolate bCorMon1 chromosome 24, bCorMon1.pri, whole genome shotgun sequence DNA segment encodes these proteins:
- the GNAT2 gene encoding guanine nucleotide-binding protein G(t) subunit alpha-2 translates to MGSGASAEDKEMAKRSKELEKKLQEDADKEAKTVKLLLLGAGESGKSTIVKQMKIIHQDGYTEEECMEFKAVIYGNILQSILAIVRAMSTLGIDYAESSCADEGRLLFNLADSIEEGTMPPELVSCIKKLWKDGGVQACFDRAAEYQLNDSAAYYLNQLDRITAPNYLPNEQDVLRSRVKTTGIIETKFSVKDLNFRMFDVGGQRSERKKWIHCFEGVTCIIFCGALSAYDMVLVEDDEVNRMHESLHLFNSICNHKFFAATSIILFLNKKDLFEEKIKKVHLSICFPEYDGPNTFEDAGNYIKTQFLDLNMRKDVKEIYSHMTCATDTQNVKFVFDAVTDVIIKENLKDCGLF, encoded by the exons ATGGGGAGTGGGGCCAGTGCCGAGGACAAGGAGATGGCCAAGAGGTccaaggagctggagaagaagCTGCAGGAGGATGCAGATAAGGAGGCCAAGACGGTCAAGTTGCTGCTGCTTG GGGCTGGAGAGTCAGGGAAGAGCACCATCGTGAAGCAGATGAA GATCATCCACCAGGATGGTTACACGGAGGAGGAGTGCATGGAGTTCAAGGCCGTCATCTACGGGAACATCCTCCAGTCCATCCTGGCCATCGTCCGCGCCATGTCCACGCTGGGCATCGACTATGCCGAGTCCTCCTGCGCG GATGAAGGCCGGCTGCTCTTCAACCTGGCTGACTCCATTGAGGAGGGCACGATGCCCCCTGAGCTGGTCTCCTGCATCAAGAAGCTGTGGAAGGACGGGGGGGTTCAGGCGTGTTTCGACCGCGCCGCCGAGTATCAGCTCAACGACTCAGCCGCGTA TTACCTGAACCAGCTGGACAGGATCACAGCCCCCAACTACCTCCCCAACGAGCAGGATGTGTTGCGATCCCGAGTGAAGACCACGGGGATCATCGAGACCAAGTTCTCTGTCAAAGACCTGAATTTCAG GATGTTCGACGTAGGAGGGCAGCGCTCAGAGCGGAAGAAGTGGATCCACTGCTTCGAGGGGGTGACCTGCATCATCTTCTGCGGGGCCCTGAGCGCCTATGACATGGTGCTGGTGGAGGATGACGAAGTG AACCGGATGCATGAATCCCTGCACCTTTTCAACAGTATATGCAACCACAAGTTCTTTGCTGCCACCTCCATCATCCTCTTCCTCAACAAGAAGGACCTTTTTGAGGAAAAGATCAAGAAAGTCCACCTCAGCATCTGCTTCCCGGAGTACGATG GTCCCAACACGTTCGAGGATGCAGGGAATTACATCAAGACCCAATTCCTGGATCTCAACATGCGGAAGGACGTGAAGGAGATCTACAGCCACATGACCTGTGCCACAGACACGCAGAACGTCAAGTTCGTCTTCGACGCCGTCACAGACGTGATCATCAAAGAGAACCTCAAGGACTGCGGCCTCTTCTGA
- the AMPD2 gene encoding AMP deaminase 2 isoform X2 encodes MSSAPPAKCPFKKRGSLQTPSPAELRGGPGARPLQSAWSLPGTPHCLKHFPVDLRTSMDGKYKEIAEELFCRSLAENEMRTAPYEFPEESPIEQLEERRQRLERQISQDVKLFKEQNDSLVDHVPKEREALLEREFQRVTISGEEKCGVPFTDLLDAAKSVVKALFVREKYMGLSLQSFCKTTARYLQELSEKPLETRGYEEVPETPVAADAPVHPPFAEQHPYETWDPQNMPADLGFGLKMVDGVVHVYTKQDITDKSTELDLPYPDLQEFIADMNFLMALIINGPIKSFCYRRLQYLSNKFQMHVLLNEMKELAAQKKVPHRDFYNIRKVDTHIHASSCMNQKHLLRFIKRAMKKHLDEIVHVEKGKEQTLKEVFETMNLTAYDLSVDTLDVHADRNTFHRFDKFNAKYNPIGESILREIFIKTDNRVSGKYFAHIIKEVMADLEESKYQNAELRLSIYGRSRDEWDKLARWAVSHRVHSNNVRWLVQVPRLFDVYRTKKQLANFQEMLENIFLPLYEATIHPAQHPELHLFLEHVDGFDSVDDESKPEHHIFNLDSPLPGNWVEEDNPPYSYYLYYMYANMTVLNHLRRKRGFHTFVLRPHCGEAGPIHHLVSGFMVSENISHGLLLRKAPVLQYLYYLAQIGIAMSPLSNNSLFLSYHRNPLPEYLSRGLMVSLSTDDPLQFHFTKEPLMEEYSIATQVWKLSSCDMCELARNSVLMSGFSHKVKSYWLGPNYLKEGPEGNDIRRTNVPDIRVSYRFETLCQELTLITQAVQSAELEPIQEEDVLTISLGTH; translated from the exons ATGTCCTCTGCCCCCCCGGCCAAGTGTCCCTTCAAGAAGCGGGGTAGCCTGCagacccccagccccgcag agctgcggGGGGGGCCAGGGGCCCGACCCCTGCAGTCGGCCTGGTCCCTGCCCGGGACCCCCCATTGCCTGAAGCATTTCCCAGTGGATCTGCGCACTTCCATGGATGGCAAATACAAGGAGATCGCTGAG gagcTGTTTTGCCGCTCGCTGGCCGAGAACGAGATGCGGACGGCTCCGTACGAGTTCCCGGAGGAGAGTCCCATCGAGCAGCTGGAGGAACGGCGCCAGCGCCTGGAGCGCCAGATCAGCCAGGACGTCAA GCTCTTCAAGGAGCAGAACGACAGCCTGGTGGACCACGTCCCCAAGGAGCGGGAGGCGCTGCTGGAGCGGGAATTCCAGCGGGTCACCATCTCTGGGGAGGAGAAATGTGGG gtgccCTTCACTGACCTGCTGGATGCGGCCAAGAGCGTGGTGAAGGCGCTGTTCGTGCGGGAGAAGTACATGGGGCTGTCGCTCCAGAGCTTCTGCAAGACCACGGCCCGGTACCTGCAGGAGCTCTCCGAGAAGCCCCTGGAGACCCGTGGCTACGAGGAGGTGCCTGAGACCCCCGTGGCTGCCG ATGCCCCCGTGCACCCCCCATTTGCCGAGCAGCACCCCTATGAGACGTGGGACCCCCAGAACATGCCGGCGGACCTGGGCTTTGGGCTGAAGATGGTGGACGGTGTCGTGCATGTCTACACCAAGCAGGACATCACCGACAA GAGCACGGAGCTGGACCTGCCGTACCCCGACCTGCAGGAGTTTATCGCCGACATGAATTTCCTCATGGCTTTGATCATCAACGGGCCCAT TAAATCCTTCTGCTACCGCCGGCTGCAGTACCTGAGCAACAAGTTCCAGATGCACGTGCTGCTTAATGAGATGAAGGAGCTGGCAGCCCAGAAGAAGGTGCCTCACCGCGACTTCTACAACATCCGCAAG GTGGACACCCACATCCATGCCTCGTCCTGCATGAACCAGAAGCATCTCTTGCGCTTCATCAAGCGGGCAATGAAGAAGCACCTGGATGAAATCGTCCAcgtggagaaggggaaggagcagaCGCTCAAGGAGGTGTTTGAGACGATGAACCTCACAGCCTACGACCTGAGCGTGGACACGCTGGATGTCCACGCG GACCGCAACACCTTCCACCGCTTCGACAAGTTCAACGCCAAGTACAACCCCATCGGGGAGTCCATCCTGCGGGAGATCTTCATCAAGACGGACAACCGTGTCTCAGGGAAGTACTTCGCCCACATCATCAAG GAGGTGATGGCAGACCTGGAGGAGAGCAAGTACCAGAACGCGGAGCTGCGTCTCTCGATCTACGGCCGCTCCCGGGATGAGTGGGACAAGCTGGCCCGCTGGGCCGTCAGCCACCGCGTCCACTCCAACAACGTCCGCTGGCTCGTGCAGGTGCCCCGGCTCTT TGACGTCTATCGGACGAAGAAGCAGTTGGCCAACTTCCAGGAGATGCTGGAGAATATCTTCCTGCCGCTCTACGAGGCCACCATccaccctgcccagcacccagagctgcacCTCTTCCTGGAGCAT gtggACGGCTTCGACAGCGTGGATGATGAATCCAAACCGGAACATCACATTTTCAACCTGGATAGCCCTTTGCCAGGCAACTGGGTGGAGGAGGACAACCCGCCCTACTCCTACTACCTGTACTACATGTATGCCAACATGACAGTGCTCAACCACCTGCGGCG GAAGAGGGGCTTCCACACCTTCGTCCTGCGCCCACACTGCGGCGAGGCCGGTCCCATCCACCACCTCGTGTCAGGGTTCATGGTCTCGGAGAACATCTCCCACGGGTTGTTGCTGCGCAAG GCCCCTGTGCTGCAGTACCTGTACTACCTGGCGCAGATTGGCATTGCCATGTCCCCGCTGAGCAACAACAGCCTCTTCCTGAGCTACCACCGCAACCCCCTGCCCGAGTACCTCTCACGGGGGCTCATGGTGTCCCTCTCCACTGATGATCCCCTCCAGTTCCACTTCACCAAG GAGCCGCTGATGGAGGAGTACAGCATCGCCACCCAGGTGTGGAAGCTCAGCTCCTGCGACATGTGTGAGCTGGCCCGGAACAGCGTCCTCATGAGCGGCTTCTCCCACAAG GTGAAGAGCTACTGGCTGGGTCCCAACTACCTGAAGGAGGGTCCGGAGGGGAACGACATCCGCCGGACCAACGTTCCCGACATCCGCGTGAGCTACCGCTTCGAGACgctgtgccaggagctgacGCTCATCACGCAGGCGGTGCAGAGCGCCGAGCTGGAGCCCATCCAGGAGGAGGACGTGCTCACCATCTCCCTCGGCACCCACTGA
- the AMPD2 gene encoding AMP deaminase 2 isoform X1, with the protein MSSAPPAKCPFKKRGSLQTPSPAELRGGPGARPLQSAWSLPGTPHCLKHFPVDLRTSMDGKYKEIAEELFCRSLAENEMRTAPYEFPEESPIEQLEERRQRLERQISQDVKLEPDILLRAKQDFLKIDSAADLQLFKEQNDSLVDHVPKEREALLEREFQRVTISGEEKCGVPFTDLLDAAKSVVKALFVREKYMGLSLQSFCKTTARYLQELSEKPLETRGYEEVPETPVAADAPVHPPFAEQHPYETWDPQNMPADLGFGLKMVDGVVHVYTKQDITDKSTELDLPYPDLQEFIADMNFLMALIINGPIKSFCYRRLQYLSNKFQMHVLLNEMKELAAQKKVPHRDFYNIRKVDTHIHASSCMNQKHLLRFIKRAMKKHLDEIVHVEKGKEQTLKEVFETMNLTAYDLSVDTLDVHADRNTFHRFDKFNAKYNPIGESILREIFIKTDNRVSGKYFAHIIKEVMADLEESKYQNAELRLSIYGRSRDEWDKLARWAVSHRVHSNNVRWLVQVPRLFDVYRTKKQLANFQEMLENIFLPLYEATIHPAQHPELHLFLEHVDGFDSVDDESKPEHHIFNLDSPLPGNWVEEDNPPYSYYLYYMYANMTVLNHLRRKRGFHTFVLRPHCGEAGPIHHLVSGFMVSENISHGLLLRKAPVLQYLYYLAQIGIAMSPLSNNSLFLSYHRNPLPEYLSRGLMVSLSTDDPLQFHFTKEPLMEEYSIATQVWKLSSCDMCELARNSVLMSGFSHKVKSYWLGPNYLKEGPEGNDIRRTNVPDIRVSYRFETLCQELTLITQAVQSAELEPIQEEDVLTISLGTH; encoded by the exons ATGTCCTCTGCCCCCCCGGCCAAGTGTCCCTTCAAGAAGCGGGGTAGCCTGCagacccccagccccgcag agctgcggGGGGGGCCAGGGGCCCGACCCCTGCAGTCGGCCTGGTCCCTGCCCGGGACCCCCCATTGCCTGAAGCATTTCCCAGTGGATCTGCGCACTTCCATGGATGGCAAATACAAGGAGATCGCTGAG gagcTGTTTTGCCGCTCGCTGGCCGAGAACGAGATGCGGACGGCTCCGTACGAGTTCCCGGAGGAGAGTCCCATCGAGCAGCTGGAGGAACGGCGCCAGCGCCTGGAGCGCCAGATCAGCCAGGACGTCAA ACTTGAGCCCGACATTTTGCTCAGAGCCAAACAGGACTTCCTGAAAATTGACAGTGCTGCGGACTTACA GCTCTTCAAGGAGCAGAACGACAGCCTGGTGGACCACGTCCCCAAGGAGCGGGAGGCGCTGCTGGAGCGGGAATTCCAGCGGGTCACCATCTCTGGGGAGGAGAAATGTGGG gtgccCTTCACTGACCTGCTGGATGCGGCCAAGAGCGTGGTGAAGGCGCTGTTCGTGCGGGAGAAGTACATGGGGCTGTCGCTCCAGAGCTTCTGCAAGACCACGGCCCGGTACCTGCAGGAGCTCTCCGAGAAGCCCCTGGAGACCCGTGGCTACGAGGAGGTGCCTGAGACCCCCGTGGCTGCCG ATGCCCCCGTGCACCCCCCATTTGCCGAGCAGCACCCCTATGAGACGTGGGACCCCCAGAACATGCCGGCGGACCTGGGCTTTGGGCTGAAGATGGTGGACGGTGTCGTGCATGTCTACACCAAGCAGGACATCACCGACAA GAGCACGGAGCTGGACCTGCCGTACCCCGACCTGCAGGAGTTTATCGCCGACATGAATTTCCTCATGGCTTTGATCATCAACGGGCCCAT TAAATCCTTCTGCTACCGCCGGCTGCAGTACCTGAGCAACAAGTTCCAGATGCACGTGCTGCTTAATGAGATGAAGGAGCTGGCAGCCCAGAAGAAGGTGCCTCACCGCGACTTCTACAACATCCGCAAG GTGGACACCCACATCCATGCCTCGTCCTGCATGAACCAGAAGCATCTCTTGCGCTTCATCAAGCGGGCAATGAAGAAGCACCTGGATGAAATCGTCCAcgtggagaaggggaaggagcagaCGCTCAAGGAGGTGTTTGAGACGATGAACCTCACAGCCTACGACCTGAGCGTGGACACGCTGGATGTCCACGCG GACCGCAACACCTTCCACCGCTTCGACAAGTTCAACGCCAAGTACAACCCCATCGGGGAGTCCATCCTGCGGGAGATCTTCATCAAGACGGACAACCGTGTCTCAGGGAAGTACTTCGCCCACATCATCAAG GAGGTGATGGCAGACCTGGAGGAGAGCAAGTACCAGAACGCGGAGCTGCGTCTCTCGATCTACGGCCGCTCCCGGGATGAGTGGGACAAGCTGGCCCGCTGGGCCGTCAGCCACCGCGTCCACTCCAACAACGTCCGCTGGCTCGTGCAGGTGCCCCGGCTCTT TGACGTCTATCGGACGAAGAAGCAGTTGGCCAACTTCCAGGAGATGCTGGAGAATATCTTCCTGCCGCTCTACGAGGCCACCATccaccctgcccagcacccagagctgcacCTCTTCCTGGAGCAT gtggACGGCTTCGACAGCGTGGATGATGAATCCAAACCGGAACATCACATTTTCAACCTGGATAGCCCTTTGCCAGGCAACTGGGTGGAGGAGGACAACCCGCCCTACTCCTACTACCTGTACTACATGTATGCCAACATGACAGTGCTCAACCACCTGCGGCG GAAGAGGGGCTTCCACACCTTCGTCCTGCGCCCACACTGCGGCGAGGCCGGTCCCATCCACCACCTCGTGTCAGGGTTCATGGTCTCGGAGAACATCTCCCACGGGTTGTTGCTGCGCAAG GCCCCTGTGCTGCAGTACCTGTACTACCTGGCGCAGATTGGCATTGCCATGTCCCCGCTGAGCAACAACAGCCTCTTCCTGAGCTACCACCGCAACCCCCTGCCCGAGTACCTCTCACGGGGGCTCATGGTGTCCCTCTCCACTGATGATCCCCTCCAGTTCCACTTCACCAAG GAGCCGCTGATGGAGGAGTACAGCATCGCCACCCAGGTGTGGAAGCTCAGCTCCTGCGACATGTGTGAGCTGGCCCGGAACAGCGTCCTCATGAGCGGCTTCTCCCACAAG GTGAAGAGCTACTGGCTGGGTCCCAACTACCTGAAGGAGGGTCCGGAGGGGAACGACATCCGCCGGACCAACGTTCCCGACATCCGCGTGAGCTACCGCTTCGAGACgctgtgccaggagctgacGCTCATCACGCAGGCGGTGCAGAGCGCCGAGCTGGAGCCCATCCAGGAGGAGGACGTGCTCACCATCTCCCTCGGCACCCACTGA
- the LOC116455249 gene encoding glutathione S-transferase 2 — MVVTLGYWDIRGLAHAIRLLLEYTETPYQERQYRPGPAPDYDPSDWTNEKEKLGLDFPNLPYLIDGPTKLTQSNAILRYIARKHNMCGETEEEKQRVDLLENQLMDLRMNFARLCYNPDFEKLKPAYLEQLPKKLQELSRFLGSRPWFAGQKLTFVDFLAYDVLDQHRMFVPECPELKGNLAQFLQRFEALDKVSAYMRSGRFMKTPIFWRTAKWCNTKE, encoded by the exons ATGGTGGTCACACTGGGGTACTGGGACATCCGTGGG TTGGCCCACGCTATCCGCCTGCTGCTGGAGTACACCGAGACCCCCTACCAGGAGCGCCAGTACCGCCCTGGCCCAG cccctgacTATGACCCGAGCGACTGGACCAACGAGAAGGAGAAACTGGGGCTCGACTTCCCCAAT CTCCCGTATCTCATCGACGGCCCCACCAAGCTGACGCAGAGCAACGCGATCCTGCGCTACATCGCCCGCAAGCACAACATGT GTGGTGAGAcggaggaggagaagcagcgCGTGGACCTGCTGGAAAACCAGCTCATGGATTTGAGGATGAACTTTGCCCGGCTCTGCTACAACCCCGATTTT GAGAAGCTGAAGCCGGCGtacctggagcagctgcccaagaagctgcaggagctgtcgCGGTTCCTGGGCTCCCGGCCCTGGTTTGCAGGGCAGAAG CTCACCTTCGTGGACTTCCTGGCGTACGACGTGCTGGACCAGCACCGCATGTTCGTGCCCGAGTGTCCGGAGCTGAAGGGAAACCTGGCCCAGTTCCTGCAGCGCTTCGAG GCCCTGGACAAGGTCTCTGCCTACATGCGCTCAGGGCGCTTCATGAAAACCCCGATTTTCTGGCGCACGGCGAAGTGGTGCAACACCAAGGAGTGA
- the LOC116455457 gene encoding glutathione S-transferase Mu 3-like produces the protein MAVLGYWDIRGLAHAIRLLLEYTETPYEDKLYSCGEAPDYDKSQWINEKEKLGLDFPNLPYFIDGPTKLTQSNAILRYIARKHNMCGETEEETLRVDMLENQIMDFRMSLVMVCYNPDFEKLKPGYLEQLPGKLKLFSNFLGDRKWFAGEKLTFVDFLMFDVLDQNRIFEPKCLEPFKNLKDFMDRFGALEKVAAYMKSSRFQKMPINNKMAKWGNKKL, from the exons aTGGCGGTGTTGGGCTACTGGGACATCCGCGGC CTTGCCCACGCCATCCGCCTGCTCCTGGAGTACACGGAGACGCCCTACGAGGACAAGCTCTACAGCTGTGGGGAGG ctcccGACTACGATAAGAGCCAATGGATCAACGAGAAGGAGAAGCTGGGGCTTGACTTCCCCAAT CTGCCCTACTTCATCGATGGCCCCACCAAGCTGACGCAGAGCAACGCGATCCTGCGCTACATCGCCCGCAAGCACAACATGT GTGGTGAGACAGAGGAGGAGACCCTGCGCGTGGACATGCTGGAGAACCAGATCATGGACTTCCGCATGAGCCTGGTCATGGTCTGCTACAATCCTGACTTT GAGAAGCTCAAGCCGGGCtacctggagcagctcccgggGAAGCTGAAGCTCTTCTCCAACTTCCTGGGCGACAGAAAGTGGTTTGCGGGGGAGAAG cTGACCTTCGTAGACTTCCTCATGTTCGACGTGCTGGACCAGAACCGCATCTTTGAGCCCAAGTGCCTGGAGCCCTTCAAGAACCTCAAGGACTTCATGGACCGCTTTGGG gcTCTGGAGAAGGTGGCTGCCTACATGAAGTCCAGCCGTTTCCAGAAGATGCCCATCAATAACAAGATGGCCAAGTGGGGCAACAAGAAGTTGtag
- the EPS8L3 gene encoding epidermal growth factor receptor kinase substrate 8-like protein 3 codes for MGDPFGRWSNAPSRGEYDDRSPLRHSNSFVRLTGKSIYNQRKDYGQTVLKLQSDFQHHVEHLLTMHLERDLRSAEDCLRRLKGLEEQGRIWGQDVILEVKDQELVLRDVESKEELETFPLGSVQGCSTGLDNTVLAVSVQERNPPGTSVLLFQCERLGAETLRSSLEKALRQRKEEQRDHYGHRLSSPSSPPSPPPSPRSSPDRPQSPAPLCPAPLYAAPERWAEPLEPDHHLPPQRGRPPQHGLRSSDYRAPDPPQMLRTKRPPQVMSEVDRDVEVLNHVLGELELFMGQLRMTLGSASKKKKKQKKQPALPPKEEYTDFFQKVKYALNLMGRTHRYVKDPDPSQLLRLIFSSLSFVLDHCPSPGLAQAVEAPLLLPEALEFLEETLSDDDYGVWKSLGTAWNRSRAEYPNSARVSAYVPVFSDGWLPPVLEQERHGALQDAPPPASVSPTHLRRPSLSLPPAQSPGTGWRDNPSQVPPLSAQGLVRVLYGFQARNSQELSVRKGDTLQVLDQQRKWWLVQDEWGDRGHVPGNILEPLPEPGHDGGHGARQDSPPTLQPNSSPAEVTAWLMDKGFSRITVRTLGVLRGHELLQMSPEELRGVCPEEWRRVLFKLSPIRTSLGIGPRH; via the exons ATGGGAGACCCCTTCGGCCGCTGGAGCAACGCCCCGTCACG GGGTGAATACGACGACAGGTCCCCGCTGCGACATTCCAACAGCTTCGTCCGCCTCACCGGGAAAAGCATCTACA ACCAGCGCAAGGACTACGGGCAGACCGTGCTGAAGCTCCAGAGCGATTTCCAGCACCACGTTGAG caCCTGCTCACGATGCATCTGGAGCGGGATCTCCGCAGCGCCGAGGATTGTCTGAGGCGCCTGAAGGgcctggaggagcaggggcGGATCTGGGGGCAGGATGTCATCCTGGAAGTCAAGGACCAGGAGTTGGTGCTGAGAGATGTGGAGAGCAAG gaggagctggagactTTCCCGCTGGGAAGTGTGCAGGGATGCTCCACCGGGCTGGACAACACGGTGCTGGCCGTCAGCGTCCAGGAGAGGAACCCGCCGGGGACCAGCGTCCTGCTCTTCCAGTGCGAGCGGCTGGGG GCAGAGACGCtgaggagcagcctggagaaggcgctgaggcagaggaaggaggagcagagggatcACTATGGGCACAG GCTCAGCtcaccctcctctcccccctccccaccgcCCTCGCCCCGGAGCAGCCCGGACCGGCCGCAGAGCCCGGCCCCTCTGTGCCCGGCCCCTCTGTACGCGGCCCCGGAGCGCTGGGCAGAGCCCCTCGAGCCCGACCACCACCTGCCCCCCCAGCGTGGGAGACCCCCCCAGCATGGGCTGCGCTCCTCGGACTACC GTGCGCCGGACCCCCCGCAGATGCTGCGGACCAAACGCCCCCCCCAGGTTATGTCCGAGGTGGACCGAGATGTT GAGGTTCTCAACCACGTCCTGGGGGAGCTGGAGCTCTTCATGGGCCAGCTGAGGATGACCCTGGGCTCGGCcagcaagaagaagaagaagcagaagaagcagccag CGCTGCCCCCAAAGGAGGAGTACACGGATTTCTTCCAGAAGGTGAAATACGCCCTCAACCTCATG GGACGGACCCACCGCTACGTGAAGGACCCCGacccctcccagctgctgcgCCTCATTTTCTCATCTCTGTCCTTC GTCCTGGaccactgccccagccccgggctGGCCCAGGCGGTGGAGgctccgctgctgctgccggagGCACTGGAATTCCTTGAGGAGACCCTGAGCGATGACGACTACGGCGTCTGGAAAAGCCTCGGCACTGCCTGGAACAGGTCCAG GGCCGAGTACCCCAACAGCGCCCGGGTGTCCGCGTATGTCCCGGTTTTTTCGGACGGGTGGCTGCCccccgtgctggagcaggaacgCCACGGGGCCCTCCAGGACGCCCCACcgcctgcctcagtttccccaacTCACTTGCGACgcccttccctgtccctgccccccGCACAGTCACCAGGCACCGGCTGGAGGGACAATCCCAGCCAAGT ACCCCCCCTCTCTGCCCAGGGGCTCGTCCGAGTCCTGTACGGTTTCCAGGCCAGGAATTCGCAGGAGCTGAGCGTCAGGAAGGGGGACACGCTGCAG GTCCTGGACCAGCAGAGGAAGTGGTGGCTGGTGCAGGACgagtggggggacagggggcaCGTCCCTGGCAACATCCTGGAGCCCCTCCCGGAGCCGGGGCACGACGGGGGGCACGGCGCCAGGCAG GACAGTCCCCCTACACTGCAACCCAACTCCTCGCCGGCGGAGGTGACAGCCTGGCTGATGGACAAGGGCTTCTCGCGAAT caCGGTGCGGACTTTGGGGGTGCTGCGGGGGCACGAGCTGCTGCAGATGAGCCCGGAGGAGCTGCGAGGTGTCTGTCCCGAGGAGTGGCGGAGGGTCCTCTTCAAGCTGTCCCCCATCAGGACATCCCTGGGG ATCGGCCCCAGGCACTGA